The genome window tctgtcaaccaaatttcgttcggatcggtttagccgttttggagaaaaatgcgtgtgacagacagacagacattgaatcgatttcaataaggttttgttttacacaaaaccttaaaaatcaaccgGAAAGGAAGGTGGTAATTATTTGATTTTCTGTATTCTGCTTGGTGGTCATAGACTAAAAAGGAGTGTAAAGAAAGAGTTCTAATTGTGACTTAGTACTTGCAAATCCTGGATGTCTAAGGAAATctcaaaaaaggataaaaatttgTAAAGAGCACGTCACTACCTTATTGATACTTTCTACTTAAATTACCACCCCATACCAACTTATACTACCAGCTTTAAGCTAGCCTAGTACTATTTATTTTCGTATTTtcggaaaaatattttaaattaccttCACGTAATGCATCAAAGCATAACTTGTTTCAGCGTTATCTTGGGTTTCGATGAACAAAAGCTTATAACGTAGTAAAGTGTCAACGATTCCTTGATCATACCATGACGCAACTACTGATTCTAGATACAGGTAGGATGTGAAAAAGCAAACAATGCCATCTGGCACAGTTTTCGCTGTTTCAACAAGGAGTTGCCCATAGTTTCGAATAACTGCGGTGTCTTCGCGCGTTTCAAACTTAGATGATATTGCAACTTGGTCGTTGCCTTTCGAGACTATCTACGggaaaaaaatgcattttcgGATTCATCTACAAAATTTCTACAATATACCATTGGCAATAAGCAAGGTCGTGCGAGCGTCATCGTGAAGGAGCTCATTATCACTGGTTCGAAATCCAAAATCTTCGGATACATATCCATCGGAGAAAGGGTTCCAGAAGTTATGACGACACtctgaaatcgttgaaaaattgGCCGCATGGCAATTGATGAATCCAAACAACTAAAATGCATTATCGGATTAGCTACTGTGGGCGTTTTGTCATCGAATGGTTCGACTATAATGGTGAAACCCTTGGTGTAAGTGGAAACCAACGTCGCCAGATGCGTTATCTACAGTagtgaaaatttccatttttcaccTTTTGTCTTCGTGTTTATCTTTACAGAAAAGCTGTGCCTTACCACTATCAAACCACCGTACTCCGTTAAGTCTGTTATCTCCATAGTTCTCAGCAGCGATGCTAGTCTTTCAGCACAAAATCGAAGGGGCTTACGCTCGATACAAACTTTTTGCGATACATCTTTGAGAAAACCGGCCGGCGATTCTTGAACAACATGCTGAACTCTCAGACGGGTCTTAATATACTCGACGAAGCGTTTGAGAAATAGAAGGAAGTGATCAGCATTCCGTATATTGCCAGGAACAACCTCTAAATGGATGAGATAATgatgaaatataaaataaatttacaaaatgtttATACCTCTTAGGATGTCATCAGGAAGTACTGGATTAGCTAACACCATGTCTGTATCACGCGCTACACTTGCGTCTTTCAATCCCTGTACCATCCGTTGATATTCATCGGCAATTCGTTTCGAATCATCTTCCTTGATCCTGCGGTATTAATTCATATTAACGCTTGTTCGTTACGGGGAAAACTTTCAAGAACTTACTCTTGAACAATTTTCTCTAACATCGACAAAGCCGTGGTGCTTCTTTCGATTGTTCTGCGATTGATCTTTACACTCATCGAATCGATGCACACATTATCTATATTATGAGCTTCATCAAACACAATAACTGATTCTCTGGGGATCTCTTTTGAGACGACTTCTGCAATTTTTGGATCAAGTAGGTAGTGGTAACTGTAGACAACGATTTGAGCGTGAACGATCTGAAATGATGGTTGATCATTTTTCATAGCACATTTTCGATTGAAACTATTGTAACTATGCTGGATTCCTTGACTACATGTCGATGCTTTTTACAACGAATCACGATTCAATCAACTGGGGAATGacttaaaataatataaaaggaGACCATCCTCGTGGTTACATTCTTACACATCCCCAAAATGGATTTATTtggattttaaaatttccaaaCTATTCTTGTGTTATTCCGTTTGGGTCATGTTATGGATTAAAGAGCAACATGAGAATATTACATTGGAATCTACGCTGATAACAACTCTAGTAATCGAATCTGAATTCTTATTCGTATATTGACAGCAAGACTTACAGCATAACGAGCCAGAAAATAAGGACACCAATTCCTGGTGCGACCGTACTCTTTTAGGTCATCCAAAGTATAAATCCCTGCCGGCAAATGAGACTCTTTGCCTTCAATGCTGAAACCCTCGTAGTATTGACCTGCGAAAATGGATAATCGAATGAAAAGTGCATGTGCGCAAGAGGACTTCTTACATATTGGAACTGTTGAATCAATTTCTGCCCTTTCCCTCACATAACTTGCCGTTAGTCCGTAGCATTTGGCATCAACAATCTTCCCTTCCCGTTCCCTACTCACTTCCGGATGGATGCACATGTTCTTCCTTGAACTTAGTACCAGTCCGGTCAATTCAGGCTTTTCCACTGCGTGTGATTCATAGTAGGCTATCAAATTTT of Hermetia illucens chromosome 4, iHerIll2.2.curated.20191125, whole genome shotgun sequence contains these proteins:
- the LOC119655998 gene encoding general transcription and DNA repair factor IIH helicase subunit XPD — its product is MKLQVDGLLVYFPYEYIYPEQYAYMLELKRALDAKGHCLLEMPSGTGKTATLLSLIVAYMIEHPDAVRKLVYCSRTVPEIEKVVAELKNLIAYYESHAVEKPELTGLVLSSRKNMCIHPEVSREREGKIVDAKCYGLTASYVRERAEIDSTVPICQYYEGFSIEGKESHLPAGIYTLDDLKEYGRTRNWCPYFLARYAIVHAQIVVYSYHYLLDPKIAEVVSKEIPRESVIVFDEAHNIDNVCIDSMSVKINRRTIERSTTALSMLEKIVQEIKEDDSKRIADEYQRMVQGLKDASVARDTDMVLANPVLPDDILREVVPGNIRNADHFLLFLKRFVEYIKTRLRVQHVVQESPAGFLKDVSQKVCIERKPLRFCAERLASLLRTMEITDLTEYGGLIVITHLATLVSTYTKGFTIIVEPFDDKTPTVANPIMHFSCLDSSIAMRPIFQRFQSVVITSGTLSPMDMYPKILDFEPVIMSSFTMTLARPCLLPMIVSKGNDQVAISSKFETREDTAVIRNYGQLLVETAKTVPDGIVCFFTSYLYLESVVASWYDQGIVDTLLRYKLLFIETQDNAETSYALMHYVKACDCGRGAVLLAVARGKVSEGVDFDHHYGRAVLMFGIPYVYTQSRILKARLDYLRDQFQIRENDFLTFDAMRHAAQCVGRALRGKTDYGIMIFADKRFSRQDKRSKLPKWIQEHLTDNYCNLSTEEAMQIARRWLKHMAQPFTREDQLGVSLLTLEQLETMEREKAAEREIEQAAKSDVE